A window of the Borrelia turcica IST7 genome harbors these coding sequences:
- a CDS encoding DUF693 family protein has product MLLFQYNFKIEFYSVNRGAISLRPKLVIKTKDGAPLVNILISNEYLTSSLMQCKKARLQLFNMPLNFNKSLKIGDVVKIYYGKFSYEANIDYKFIMAGYLGAPIDFDFENGDFICEYDVYLITKDTFLNKKLPVKNFHGQSLEDAIREVFKDKAVIHIGREDRERTIDESFYVSTFKEFIEKLLGKYVHSIFVDSGDLTSEVDTRFIFINFNALGGVGRSYKNLQDYALLFIPQKEVRALGQFTFNFWNATLLFTDKIKVGDRVKFINRYGEVVKAIVQETSAHLSNIGDCTLKLKLYDESNELGKVVYE; this is encoded by the coding sequence ATGTTGTTGTTTCAATATAACTTTAAAATAGAGTTTTATAGTGTGAACAGGGGTGCCATTAGCCTTAGGCCTAAGCTTGTAATAAAGACAAAGGATGGTGCTCCTCTTGTTAATATTTTAATTAGTAATGAATATTTAACTTCAAGCTTGATGCAATGCAAAAAGGCACGGTTGCAGTTGTTTAATATGCCTTTGAATTTTAATAAGTCTTTAAAAATTGGAGATGTTGTTAAGATATATTACGGAAAGTTTTCTTATGAAGCGAATATAGACTATAAGTTCATTATGGCTGGATACTTGGGAGCACCTATTGATTTTGATTTTGAAAATGGCGATTTTATTTGTGAGTATGATGTTTACCTTATAACAAAAGATACATTTTTAAATAAAAAACTTCCTGTTAAGAATTTTCATGGTCAATCATTAGAAGACGCAATAAGGGAAGTATTTAAAGACAAGGCCGTTATTCATATTGGCAGAGAAGACAGAGAGCGCACAATAGATGAGAGTTTTTATGTATCAACCTTTAAAGAGTTTATAGAAAAGCTTTTGGGTAAATATGTTCATTCAATATTTGTTGATTCTGGGGATTTGACTAGTGAGGTTGATACTAGGTTTATTTTTATAAATTTTAATGCGTTAGGTGGTGTTGGGAGGTCTTATAAGAATTTACAAGACTATGCACTCTTATTTATTCCTCAAAAGGAAGTAAGGGCATTGGGGCAGTTTACTTTTAATTTTTGGAACGCCACACTTCTTTTCACAGACAAGATTAAGGTAGGGGACAGAGTTAAGTTTATAAATCGATATGGAGAAGTTGTAAAGGCTATTGTACAAGAGACAAGTGCTCATTTAAGCAACATAGGTGATTGCACATTAAAATTAAAGCTTTACGATGAATCTAATGAACTAGGTAAGGTAGTATATGAATAA
- a CDS encoding DUF777 family protein: MNKNYDVCRSLGSLSNDSLALEDARQYLHKNVFICRIGVIKQFDFKTQEGVVLIEEYDDLGISTRNISSLRLSLKEGDKVILLQSSINIFNESDNNYFDKNYFYILNAIDPKCASIKIDKFNISSKELGIKSDKLGLDAKNASLEGESIKVSVKSLVIEADSISFKGKVYINGKLFESHTHGGGSIMYVNATGTPTLVTGNTSGVS; encoded by the coding sequence ATGAATAAAAATTATGATGTTTGCAGAAGTTTAGGCAGTTTAAGCAATGACTCTCTGGCACTTGAGGATGCTAGGCAATATTTGCACAAGAATGTGTTTATTTGCAGGATTGGTGTTATTAAACAGTTTGATTTTAAAACTCAGGAAGGGGTTGTTTTAATTGAAGAATATGATGATTTGGGTATCTCAACTCGTAATATTTCAAGCCTAAGGCTTTCTCTTAAAGAAGGCGATAAGGTAATATTGCTTCAAAGTAGTATCAATATTTTCAATGAATCGGATAATAATTATTTTGACAAAAACTATTTTTATATCTTAAATGCCATAGACCCTAAGTGTGCAAGCATTAAGATAGATAAATTTAATATATCTTCAAAGGAACTGGGCATTAAAAGCGACAAGTTAGGACTTGATGCTAAGAATGCAAGCCTTGAGGGCGAGAGCATTAAGGTTTCTGTTAAGTCTTTAGTCATTGAAGCGGACAGCATTTCATTTAAAGGAAAAGTATATATTAATGGTAAATTATTTGAAAGTCATACGCATGGCGGGGGTAGCATAATGTATGTTAATGCAACAGGAACCCCTACTCTTGTAACGGGCAATACTTCAGGTGTTTCTTAA